The Vicinamibacterales bacterium genome contains the following window.
AACCCGTCGCCGCTCATCCGCGCCGTCATCCCGAGCTTCGACAGCAGCCGCAGCGCTTCGCGCGCGCTGAGCCCGCGCAGATCGGGCATCAGGCCGTCGCGCACCGGCTCCACCTCCGCCGGCAGCACGGCGGCGGTGCGCGCCGGCTGCGGCATCACGCCGGTGGCGTCGGCGGCGTCGCGCCGGGCGACGAGCACCGGCGGCGGCGGATTCAGGTTCGGCGGAATCCCGAGATACGTCACCGCCGCTTCGGCGATGCGCTTGAACACCGGCGCGGACACCGCCCCTCCCGTGTGCCCTCTGGCGTGCGGCGAATCGATCACCACGAGGATGGCCAGGCGCGGGTTGCGCGAGGGAATGAAGCCGACGAACGACGCGTTGTAATCGGACGTCTGATAGTGGCCGTTGACGAGCTTCGCCGCCGTGCCGGTCTTGCCGGCGATGGTGAACCCCTCGATCTGCGCCGCCTTCGCGGTGCCGCGCTCGACCACCTGTTCCATGATCGTCGTCAGCGTCGCTGCCGTCCCGGCTTCGATCGTGCGCCGCATCTCCTTCGCCGGCACGTCGATGCGGCGGCCGTCCCTGATGAAGGCGCGGACGACGCGAGGCTGGAACAGGTGGCCGCCGTTGGCGACCGAGCTGACGGCGCTCACCATCTGCAGCGGCGTCACGCCGACCTGGTAGCCCATCGCCACCGAGGCGAGCGCGCTGGCGTCGAGCCGATCGGCGCTCCAGACGATGCCGGCGGTCTCTCCCTTGAAATCCGGCCCGAGCGTCTGGCCGAAGCCGAACCGGTTCACGTACTGCGTGAGGACCTCCGGGCCGACCTTCAGACCGACCTTGATCGCGCCGACGTTGCTCGATTTGACGATGACGTCGGTGAAGTCGAGCGTCCCGTAGTGGTGCGTGTCGTAGATCGGCTTGCGTCCCGGGAACGTGATGAAGCCCGGGCTGGTCTCGATCAGCGAATCCGGCCGGATCACCTTCTGTTCCAGCGCCGCCGACGCGGTGACGATCTTGAACGTCGAGCCCGGCTCGTAGAGCGTCTGGATGGCGCGGTTGCGGCGGACGGCGTCGTCGACGCGGCCGAACGCGTTGGGATTGAACGTGGGCCAGTTGGCGAGCGCGAGGATCTCGCCGCTCGACGGATCCATGACGATCGCGGTTCCGCCTTCGGCGCGGTTCTCCTCGACGCCGGCGCGCAGCTCGCGTTCGGCGACGTACTGCAGGTACTGATCGATCGTCAGCTCGATGCCGGCGCCCGCGGTGGGCGGGGTTTCGACCCGGCTGAACATCGCCTTCCGCAGGTTGTCGGTCTGCAGCAGGACCTTGCCGGCGCGGCCGCGGATCTGCGAGTCGTAGGCGGACTCGATGCCGCCGAGACCGACGTTGTCGAGGCCGACGTAGCCGATGACGTGGGCCGCCAGCTCGCTGTTCGGGTAGTAGCGGCGGCTCTCCTTCAGCAGCATGATGCCGGACAGCGCCAGCGCCTTGACGCGCCGCGCCTCGTCGGGCGTCACCTGGCGGGCGATGTAGGCGAACGGCGCGCGCTTCGAGAGGTTCCTCGCGATCCCCTGCCGGCGCTCGGCGTTGCAGCCGTCGAGCGCGGCGCAGACGCGCGCCGCGACCTCCGCCGGGTTGTCGATCTCGTTCGGCACCGCGGCGATGGTGTCGGCGTCGACGCTGTAGGCGAGCAGCCGTCCCTTGCGATCGAAGATGTCGCCGCGCTTGGCGGGCGGGATCACGGTGCGCAGCTGCTGCCGATCGGCGCGGGTGGTGAAGTCCTCGTGCGCGACGACCTGCAGATAGACCAGGCGCGCCTCGATGCCCGCGGTCCACAGCGCCAGGCCGGCGGCGGCGATGAGAATGCGCGAGCGGAGGGTCGCGCGCCATTCCGCCGGTGGCCGAAGGCTGCCAGGCCGAGACCTCGTCCGGCTTCGAGCAGCGACTGGATGCGCTCTGGTGTGATCGCCATGTCCGGACGCGCCTGTCTACCGTGCGGCGACGATCGATTTGTCGGGCGGCGCCGCCGGAGTGACGCGCTCGATGACGATGGCCCGGCCGCGCGCCGGCGCGACGAGGTGGAGCTGCTCGGTGGCGATCTTCTCGATGCGGCGCGGGGCGCGCAGCGTCTCGATCTCGAGCGTGAGGTGGCGGTTGATCTCCTCTTCCGCGGCGCGCTCCTGGCGCATGCGTTCGATTTGATAGCCGTGCCGCAGCAGCTCGAAATGCTGCCACGCGGAGAACAGCAGCACCACGACGAGGAACAGCCCGATGCCGACCGAGCGCCAGAGCTGCCGCTGGCGCGCCGCGTCGACCTCGCGCACGATCGGGTTGTTGCGAATGTCCTTCTTGATCGCGTACTCGAAGTCCATTCCGCTCATGCGAACCTCTCAATCGCGCGCAGCTTGGCGCTGCGGGCGCGCGGGTTGCGCGCGACCTCGTTGTCGCCGGGCGTGAGCGGCCGCTTGGTCAGGATGCGGAGCCCGTCGCCGGTCTTCTCCAGCGCCCGGAAGGTGTGCTTCACGATGCGATCCTCGAGCGAGTGGAACGTGATCACCGCCAGCCGCGCGTTCGCGCGCAGCCGCCGCGTCGCGTCCGCGAGGAACCCGTCCAGCCCCTCCAGCTCGCGGTTGACCCAGATCCGCAGCGCCTGAAAGGTCCGCGTCGCCGGGTCGATCCGCTGGTGTCCCTTGTGCGGCACGGCGCGGCGGACGATCGCCGCCAGCCGCGACGTCGTGTCGATCGCCGCTTCCCGGCGCGCGCCGACGATCGCGCGGGCGACGCGGCGCGAAAAGCGCTCCTCCCCGAACTGGAAGATCACGTCGGCGAGCGCCTGCTCGTCCACGTCGCGGAGCAGATCCGCCGCGGTGGGTCCCTGGGTGCGATCCATCCGCATGTCGAGCGGCTCGTCGCGGCGGAAGCTGAAGCCGCGCCCGGCCTCGTCGAGCTGCATCGACGACACCCCGAGGTCGGCGAGCGCGCCCGCCACCGCGTCGATGCCGCGCGCGTCGAGCACCCGGCCGAGGTCGCGGTAATCCGCATGCACCAGCTCGACACGCCCGCCGAAGGAGGACAAGGCGGCACGCGCCAGCGCCAGCGCGGAGACGTCGCGATCCAGCCCGAGCAGGCGGTCGGCGCCGTTCTCCAGCAGCGCGCGGCTGTGGCCGCCGAGCCCGACGGTGCAGTCGACGAACAGACCGCCGCGCGACGGCTCGAGCAGGGTGAGCACTTCGGGGACCATCACCGGCTCGTGCAGGGGCGACATCAGACGCCGAACTCCGAGAGGGCGCGGGCGTCGTCGTCCGTGTAAGGCTCGCTGAGCATCTTGGCGACGAGCCGATCGTGATTCCAGACGTCGAGGCGATCGACCGCGCCGAGCACGTCGACTTCACCGCTCATGCCGGCGGAGTCGCGCAGGCGCTGGTGGATCAGCACGCGCCCCTGTGAATCGATTTCGGCGCTCTGCCCGTAGTAGTTCACCCGGTCGAGAAACTTGGTGCGGGACGGATGAGTCGAGGGGGCGCGGGCCAGGCGCTCTTCCAGGGCCAGCCAGACCGGCATGGGATAAATCCGTACGGAGTCCCCCGTCAGGCTCGTCACGAACACTTCAGACCCATGCGCCTTTTCGACCAGCGCACGGAAAGCGTTCGGAATCTTGAGCCGCGCCTTGTCATCGATTCTGGCGGCGTAGTTGCCCCGGAGCACGTCCGTTTACTCCACTTTGCTCCACAAAAATCCACCGCGATAGTAGAGGGGGCATCTCTTTCTGTCAACGGCAAAATGTAGAGCCTCTTGGACTTACGTTAAACTTTCGCCCCCTTTCGCGTGCTAGCATGCGCAGATCTGACATGCTGCGCGCCGGCCTCATCGGGTTCCCCTCGTCCGGCAAGACCGCCCTCTTCCAGCTCCTGACCAGCGTCCGCGA
Protein-coding sequences here:
- a CDS encoding penicillin-binding protein, with protein sequence MIPPAKRGDIFDRKGRLLAYSVDADTIAAVPNEIDNPAEVAARVCAALDGCNAERRQGIARNLSKRAPFAYIARQVTPDEARRVKALALSGIMLLKESRRYYPNSELAAHVIGYVGLDNVGLGGIESAYDSQIRGRAGKVLLQTDNLRKAMFSRVETPPTAGAGIELTIDQYLQYVAERELRAGVEENRAEGGTAIVMDPSSGEILALANWPTFNPNAFGRVDDAVRRNRAIQTLYEPGSTFKIVTASAALEQKVIRPDSLIETSPGFITFPGRKPIYDTHHYGTLDFTDVIVKSSNVGAIKVGLKVGPEVLTQYVNRFGFGQTLGPDFKGETAGIVWSADRLDASALASVAMGYQVGVTPLQMVSAVSSVANGGHLFQPRVVRAFIRDGRRIDVPAKEMRRTIEAGTAATLTTIMEQVVERGTAKAAQIEGFTIAGKTGTAAKLVNGHYQTSDYNASFVGFIPSRNPRLAILVVIDSPHARGHTGGAVSAPVFKRIAEAAVTYLGIPPNLNPPPPVLVARRDAADATGVMPQPARTAAVLPAEVEPVRDGLMPDLRGLSAREALRLLSKLGMTARMSGDGFVLDQLPLPGSAVLRGEACALKLGRRVMANGGAP
- a CDS encoding cell division protein FtsL, translating into MSGMDFEYAIKKDIRNNPIVREVDAARQRQLWRSVGIGLFLVVVLLFSAWQHFELLRHGYQIERMRQERAAEEEINRHLTLEIETLRAPRRIEKIATEQLHLVAPARGRAIVIERVTPAAPPDKSIVAAR
- the rsmH gene encoding 16S rRNA (cytosine(1402)-N(4))-methyltransferase RsmH translates to MSPLHEPVMVPEVLTLLEPSRGGLFVDCTVGLGGHSRALLENGADRLLGLDRDVSALALARAALSSFGGRVELVHADYRDLGRVLDARGIDAVAGALADLGVSSMQLDEAGRGFSFRRDEPLDMRMDRTQGPTAADLLRDVDEQALADVIFQFGEERFSRRVARAIVGARREAAIDTTSRLAAIVRRAVPHKGHQRIDPATRTFQALRIWVNRELEGLDGFLADATRRLRANARLAVITFHSLEDRIVKHTFRALEKTGDGLRILTKRPLTPGDNEVARNPRARSAKLRAIERFA